Proteins from one Bradyrhizobium roseum genomic window:
- a CDS encoding cation:proton antiporter yields the protein MVEPYIVLLIGFGALVLLTAWLPMVLKEAPLSLPILCVIIGAAIFASPFDISVPNLATNLPVAERFTELVVIISLMGAALKIDRKIGWRSWMMTWRLLGLAMPVTIFVLAVLGQAMLGLGIATALLLAASLAPTDPVLASDIQVGPPKTGKEDEARFALTSEAGLNDGLAFPFIMCAIALAQAGQTGEPWLLRWFGVEVIWRLSVGVGVGVCLGYLLGWLVFRLPNRAKLSRTGDGFVALGITVSVYGVTEALHGYGFVSVFVAGLALRASERNHDYHQTLHDFAEQLERILMMVALVIFGGLLWSGGIFDALTWTAAGYALLAIFVVRPIAGWISLWRTNCPTTERAVISFFGIRGLGTIYYLAYALPKGPFEETELVWSAACLTVLISIFLHGATVTPVMRMIDRRNKTGVASAEARKLTSPQ from the coding sequence GGTTTTGGCGCTCTCGTGCTTTTGACCGCGTGGCTACCAATGGTCCTTAAAGAAGCGCCTCTATCGCTTCCTATCCTTTGCGTGATCATCGGAGCGGCGATCTTCGCATCTCCCTTTGACATCTCCGTCCCCAATCTCGCGACGAACCTCCCGGTTGCCGAACGCTTCACGGAACTTGTAGTCATCATTTCTTTGATGGGAGCCGCGCTGAAGATCGATCGCAAAATCGGTTGGCGTTCGTGGATGATGACATGGCGTTTATTGGGCCTCGCCATGCCGGTCACCATCTTCGTGCTCGCAGTACTTGGGCAAGCGATGTTGGGCTTGGGAATTGCAACGGCTCTGCTTCTCGCCGCGTCTCTTGCTCCCACCGATCCGGTTCTCGCGAGCGACATTCAGGTAGGCCCGCCAAAAACAGGGAAGGAGGATGAAGCTCGCTTTGCGTTGACATCTGAAGCGGGACTGAACGATGGATTGGCCTTCCCCTTCATCATGTGCGCAATCGCCTTGGCTCAAGCAGGACAAACGGGTGAGCCTTGGTTGCTACGCTGGTTCGGTGTGGAAGTTATATGGCGTCTATCAGTGGGGGTGGGCGTCGGCGTTTGCCTGGGATACCTCTTGGGCTGGCTCGTGTTCCGCCTGCCGAACAGGGCGAAACTGTCGCGGACTGGGGATGGGTTTGTTGCTCTTGGAATTACCGTTTCCGTCTACGGCGTCACCGAAGCGTTGCACGGTTACGGCTTCGTATCGGTATTTGTCGCGGGATTGGCTCTGAGGGCTTCAGAACGCAATCACGACTACCACCAAACACTTCATGATTTTGCCGAACAGCTTGAGCGCATTCTGATGATGGTTGCTCTCGTCATATTTGGTGGCTTGCTTTGGAGCGGCGGCATATTCGATGCACTGACCTGGACCGCGGCGGGATATGCCCTCCTCGCAATATTCGTTGTGAGACCCATTGCAGGTTGGATATCACTATGGCGGACAAATTGTCCGACAACCGAGCGCGCCGTTATTAGCTTTTTCGGCATTCGTGGATTGGGAACAATATACTACTTGGCCTACGCACTTCCGAAAGGCCCTTTTGAGGAAACCGAGCTCGTATGGAGCGCGGCGTGCCTTACGGTGCTTATTTCAATCTTCCTGCATGGCGCCACCGTGACACCGGTCATGCGGATGATTGATCGGCGTAACAAAACTGGCGTCGCATCAGCAGAAGCGAGGAAACTGACGAGCCCTCAATGA
- a CDS encoding MarR family winged helix-turn-helix transcriptional regulator, whose translation MPLNREAVELLIQAARAWYFEGDQHGLRDREWMALRFLGRANRFSRTPTALAGFIGATKTTASQIVKTLESKSYLVRKPSREDKRSVVLCVTAQGEKCLSQHDPINHVLNAVNALGAEECARLRSSLTRIMNHLDSTHQRLNASTCRDCMFLAERGPGPAKGRTSAEFMCRLYRAPISLEETELLCTNFEHTRDRPRIDEHLDGERVADGG comes from the coding sequence ATGCCGTTGAATCGCGAAGCCGTTGAGCTGCTGATTCAGGCGGCGAGAGCTTGGTACTTCGAAGGCGATCAACACGGCTTGCGCGATCGGGAATGGATGGCGCTGCGATTTCTGGGGCGTGCCAACAGGTTTTCGCGGACTCCGACCGCGCTGGCCGGTTTCATCGGCGCCACCAAGACCACGGCATCGCAGATCGTGAAGACCCTCGAAAGCAAGTCCTATCTGGTGAGAAAACCCTCGCGCGAAGACAAGCGCTCGGTCGTGCTCTGCGTCACCGCCCAAGGCGAAAAGTGTCTGAGCCAGCACGATCCGATCAACCATGTGTTGAACGCGGTCAACGCACTCGGGGCCGAGGAATGCGCCAGGCTGCGCAGCTCCCTTACGAGGATCATGAATCACCTCGACTCGACACATCAGCGTCTCAATGCCAGCACCTGCCGGGATTGCATGTTTCTTGCCGAACGTGGCCCGGGCCCCGCAAAGGGACGCACGAGCGCTGAATTCATGTGCCGGCTTTATCGGGCTCCTATCTCGCTCGAAGAGACCGAGCTGCTCTGCACGAACTTTGAACACACCCGAGACCGTCCGAGAATCGACGAACACCTCGACGGCGAGCGCGTCGCGGACGGGGGATAA
- the flgF gene encoding flagellar basal-body rod protein FlgF translates to MQSALYVGLSAQVALEKRLQTIANNVANVNTSGFRTDVVKFETVLSRAGASPVAFSSPGNNIISREAGNVTETGNPLDVAVVGQGFVAFAGPNGTVYTRDGRLQIAPNGDLQTVTGFPVVDSGGAQITVDPNGGPLSIARNGAITQDGNEVGTLGLFNIPADANLDRYGNSGVIPDRPATAIVDYTRDGFRQSYVEGSGANPMLELTRLISASRAFEGTNSLMEGTESSLQNAIRTLGEPGK, encoded by the coding sequence ATGCAATCGGCCCTCTACGTCGGACTATCAGCACAGGTCGCGCTTGAAAAGCGGCTGCAGACGATCGCCAACAACGTCGCCAACGTCAACACGTCCGGCTTCCGCACCGACGTGGTGAAGTTCGAGACGGTGCTGTCGCGTGCCGGTGCCAGCCCCGTTGCATTCTCCTCGCCTGGCAACAACATCATCTCGCGCGAGGCCGGCAACGTGACCGAGACCGGCAATCCTCTCGATGTCGCGGTGGTAGGACAAGGTTTTGTGGCCTTCGCCGGCCCGAACGGCACCGTCTATACGCGCGATGGCCGCCTGCAGATCGCTCCCAATGGTGACCTGCAGACGGTGACCGGCTTTCCGGTGGTCGATTCGGGCGGTGCGCAAATCACGGTCGATCCCAACGGCGGACCGCTATCGATCGCCCGCAATGGAGCGATTACGCAGGATGGCAACGAGGTCGGTACGCTGGGCCTTTTCAACATACCTGCTGACGCCAATCTCGACCGTTACGGCAATTCCGGCGTCATTCCTGATCGCCCCGCCACCGCCATTGTCGACTACACCCGGGACGGCTTCCGGCAGAGCTATGTGGAGGGATCGGGCGCCAACCCGATGCTTGAACTGACCAGGCTGATCTCGGCGTCGCGCGCCTTCGAGGGCACGAACTCGCTGATGGAGGGCACCGAAAGCTCCCTGCAAAACGCAATCCGGACACTGGGCGAACCGGGCAAGTAA
- the fliI gene encoding flagellar protein export ATPase FliI produces the protein MNALRQLEWALLELQQNIPLASVSGAISEIAPTHFRVSGLSRFVRLGELIGVNSAGRPQIGEVVRIDSDGIVAKPFDRQFGGGLGSAAYRMPPLSFAPDPSWKGRVINALGAPLDGGAPLVPGSRAVSAEAEPPPAMKRARVHKPLRTGVRVIDLFAPICAGQRVGIFAGSGVGKSTLLAMLARSEGFDTVVLALVGERGREVREFIEDVLGHNRARTITIVSTGDESPMMRRLAPKTAMTVAEYFRDRGESVLLVVDSITRYAHAAREVALAAGEPAVARGYAPTVFTDLPRLLERAGPGEEGSGAITGIFSVLVDGDDHNEPIADTIRSTLDGHIVLSRHIADQARYPAVDVLASISRLAHCVWDPEERELVSKLRAMIARYEDTRDLRLMGGYQPGRDTSLDQSVEIVPKIYAAMRQDASAAPSADPFRELRDMMKGS, from the coding sequence TTGAACGCTCTCCGGCAACTTGAATGGGCGCTGCTGGAGCTGCAGCAGAACATTCCCCTCGCAAGCGTCAGCGGCGCGATTTCCGAAATTGCGCCGACGCATTTTCGCGTGTCGGGCCTGTCGCGCTTTGTCAGGCTCGGTGAACTCATCGGAGTCAATTCGGCAGGGCGCCCGCAGATCGGCGAAGTGGTCCGGATCGACAGCGACGGCATCGTCGCAAAGCCATTCGATCGGCAGTTCGGGGGCGGACTTGGCTCGGCGGCATACCGGATGCCGCCACTGTCATTCGCGCCCGATCCCAGCTGGAAAGGCCGCGTCATCAACGCCCTTGGCGCCCCGCTGGACGGAGGCGCTCCCCTGGTGCCGGGATCACGCGCCGTTTCGGCAGAGGCAGAACCGCCGCCGGCCATGAAAAGAGCGCGCGTCCACAAACCGTTGCGCACCGGCGTCCGCGTCATCGATCTGTTTGCGCCGATCTGCGCAGGCCAGCGGGTCGGCATCTTCGCCGGCTCGGGCGTCGGAAAATCAACACTGCTTGCGATGCTCGCCCGCAGCGAGGGGTTCGACACCGTGGTCCTGGCGCTGGTCGGCGAGCGCGGCCGGGAAGTCCGCGAATTCATCGAGGACGTACTCGGTCACAACCGCGCCCGCACCATCACCATCGTATCGACGGGCGATGAAAGCCCGATGATGCGGAGGTTGGCGCCGAAGACCGCCATGACGGTCGCCGAGTATTTCCGCGATCGCGGCGAATCAGTCCTGCTGGTCGTCGACTCGATCACCCGGTATGCCCACGCCGCCCGTGAAGTCGCCCTGGCCGCGGGAGAGCCTGCGGTCGCACGGGGCTACGCCCCGACCGTGTTCACCGATCTGCCGCGCCTGCTCGAGCGAGCCGGACCCGGCGAGGAAGGGTCCGGCGCGATTACCGGCATTTTTTCGGTGCTGGTCGACGGCGACGACCACAATGAGCCGATTGCCGACACGATTCGAAGCACGCTCGATGGGCACATCGTGCTCAGCCGGCACATTGCCGATCAGGCGCGCTATCCCGCGGTGGACGTTCTCGCCTCGATCTCACGCCTGGCGCATTGCGTCTGGGATCCCGAAGAACGCGAGCTGGTCAGCAAGCTGCGCGCCATGATCGCCAGATACGAAGACACGCGCGACCTTCGCTTGATGGGCGGATATCAGCCGGGACGCGACACCAGCCTCGACCAATCGGTCGAGATCGTGCCGAAGATCTACGCTGCGATGAGACAGGATGCTTCCGCTGCGCCAAGCGCCGACCCGTTTCGCGAATTGCGGGACATGATGAAGGGTAGCTGA